A region from the Salvia splendens isolate huo1 chromosome 15, SspV2, whole genome shotgun sequence genome encodes:
- the LOC121769057 gene encoding TLC domain-containing protein 4-like produces MGRSLRTVGTLKAYQDQAGVLVKNYVLADPYIPYTSIVLGILTCKLAYDLSQIISTFYSRNYNTLTKIQRTEWNNRGISTLHAVFISIMSLYFVFWSELFSDKNHSGLVTFRNSSISTFALGLSVGYFLSDLAMICWRYPSLGGLEYVLHHSLAAIAVAYAMYMGEGQLYTFMILISEVTTPWINIRWYLDVSGLKRSSAYIINGVIIFFSWLVARILLFGYMFYHVYLHHNQVMRMHTAGSLLVFVVPVALAIMNLMWFGKILKGLKKALLKKT; encoded by the exons ATGGGGCGTTCTTTAAGAACTGTTGGGACACTTAAAGCTTATCAAGACCAGGCTGGTGTGTTGGTCAAAAACTATGTACTAGCGGATCCTTACATTCCATATACTTCTATTGTTCTTGGAATATTGACTTGCAAATTG GCCTATGATCTGAGTCAGATAATCAGCACGTTTTATTCCAGAAATTATAATACCCTCACCAAGATTCAAAGAACAGAGTGGAATAACCG TGGCATTTCCACTCTTCATGCTGTTTTTATTTCGATTATGTCTTTGTACTTTGTATTCTGGTCTGAGCTCTTCTCTGATAAAAATCATTCTGGATTAGTTACATTCAGAAATTCATCTATCTCAACATTTGCCCTTGGG CTATCTGTTGGATACTTCTTGTCTGATCTTGCGATGATCTGTTGGCGGTATCCTTCTTTGGGTGGACTTGAGTAT GTTCTCCATCACTCGCTTGCGGCAATTGCAGTTGCATATGCCATGTATATGGGGGAGGGTCAGCTCTACACATTTATGATACTGATATCGGAGGTAACAACACCTTGGATCAATATTAGATG GTATCTTGATGTATCTGGATTGAAGAGATCCAGTGCATATATTATCAACGGAgtcattatattttttagttgGTTG GTGGCAAGAATTCTTTTGTTTGGTTACATGTTCTACCACGTCTATCTTCACCACAACCAG GTGATGAGGATGCACACTGCTGGTTCTCTTCTGGTGTTTGTCGTACCTGTGGCACTCGCGATCATGAACTTAATGTGGTTTGGGAAGATTCTCAAGGGTTTGAAGAAGGCCTTATTGAAAAAGACATGA